The genomic segment TACCAGATGCGGACCGGGTGCCAATGGAATGCGTTGCCCAAGGTGCTGGGTGACGACAGCACGGTTCACCGTTGGTATCAACGCTGGTGTCGCTTGGGTGTGATGGAAAAGATCTGGGCGGATCTGGTCCAGACATGTGATGATCTGGGGCAAGTCCATTGGGACTGGCAGAGCGCTGACGGGTGCATGGGGAAGGCCCGTCACGGCGGCGACCACATCGGCAAAAACCCAACGGATCGAGGGAAAAACGGGACGAAGCGGAGCATCGTGGTGGACGAACAGGGTGGACCACTGGGGTGGTCATTGACGGGGCGAATCGACACGATGCGAAGTTATTGAAGGCGACGATCGAGGCGATCGTCATCGAGCGGCCGGATCCCAAAGAACACGAGCAACATCTGTGTTTGGATAAAGCGTACGATAATCCGTCCGGCCAGTCTGCGGCGAGTGAGGCCCAATACACCCCTCACATCCGCCGAATCGGCGAGGAGAAGACAACGGTCACGGCCAAGCACCCGGATGGCAAGCCGCGTCGTTGGGTGGTTGAGCGTACCCTGAGTTGGCTGAATCGTTGCCGAGCCATCTTGGTCCGTTATGCAAAAAACGGAAAGAATTATTTGGGCTTAGTCCAGTTAGCGTGTTCCTTGATCTGGTATCGTAGACTCTTCCGCCTCAATGGGTTAGGTTGACGCCTATTTTGAGATGGTTTCTTAGAATAACCACCGGCACAGACTGGGGACAGCGGCAAGCCGAACACTGTTCAGGCGATGTTACGGCGTCGTTGGCTCTCGCCCGCAGCTCTCGTCGCCGTCGATTCCCGAACCGCTACATTTGACGCCGCTGTCGCCCCGGCATTTCGGGGCCCGGAGTTTTTTCCCTTTTTTCCCCCACCTCGACGTTTGAGTCTCCACACCGCAGACAATGAAGAACGAAAGCAGATATGTGTACTTTTGGAAAAACACCGCTGTTTGGCACGACCCGAACAATTTCCCAGCCCAACGCTTTTACTTTTCATCGACGGTGACAATTCTATTTGTTGACAAAGTAAATTCACATGGATACCATTTATTTGTTGGTCGACCGACTTTGGGCATTTCAGCATCTTTGACCTCGTATCGAGGAGCCACCCCATGATGACCAACACCGTTTCGCCGCGGGTCGTCGGCCAGCGGTTGGCTGAAGCGAGAAAAACCCGCGGAATCACGCAGGAAGTGGCCGCCGAACACCTCGGGATAAGCCGTCCGACCTTTATTGCGATCGAGAAGGGAGAGCGAGCGGCCAAATCTACCGAGATCATCAAGTTGGCCGAACTTTATGGCCAACCAGTCAACTATTTCGTTCGCGTTGCCGAGCCGGTGACGGATTTCCAGCCCCATTTCCGGGCCGCTATGGAGAAAGTCAAGCCGGCCGAGGCGGATCAACTGCGTCAGGCGATTAACGACTTTAAAATGTTCGTCGAGAATTACCTGCTACTCGAACGGCGGATGAAAGCGCCGATGCGACTCAACTACCCACAACAGGTCGAGTTGAACTCGCGCGTGAAAGTTGTCGAGTTGGCCGAAGATGTGGCAAACCGCGAACGCCAGCGGCTGGGTCTCGGCGACCAGCCCATTCCGAACATCCGCAACCTTTTGGAAGCGGAAGTCGGGGCTCGCATATTCTTCGGCCGACTGCCGCGAATGTTCGCGGGCATGTTTATCTTCGTTGACGGCCTCGGTGGTTGCATGCTCATCAACAGTGTTCACCCGCCTGAAAAGCAGCGAGCCTCGATCGCACACGAGTACGCCCACCTGATCGTGGACCGGCACACTGCCGGGATCGACTATTTGACGATTGCGGGTCGCAAACCGCCCAACGAGCGATTTGCCGAATCGTTCGCCATGAATTTTCTGATGCCTTCTTCCTCGGTCCGATTCCGATTCAACGAAATTGTCAACGCCACGGGTAATTTTCAAATTGCCGATCTGGTTCGGCTCAAGCACTTCTACTCCGTGTCGATGGAAGCGATGGCCCTCCGGCTCGAAAGCCTGGGTTTGCTCCAGGTCGGCACCTGGGACGTGATACAGTCCAAGGGGCTATCGGTGCGAGAGGCCGAAAAGCAGCTCGGATTGTTTTCACAAGTCAGTCCCGAACCGGCCTATCCGGAGCGATACAAATTTCTGGCCGTCCACGCTTATGAGCGAGGCGAGTTGAGCGAGAAAGAACTGGCCAACTTCTTGCGCTGCGATGTCTGGGACGCCCGCCAGGTGATCCGGGAGGCGATGCTAACCGTCGAAGTCGACGCCGAGGGCCACTCGCGTTCGATGCACGCCGACTTTGAAACGTCCTTGTTGGCCGACCCCTCCTGACTCGCGGACCGGAGCCTCCGTCATGCCGGCCGTCGTCCTGGATGCGTGCGGAACGCTGACCCTCTACGCCAGCGGGCGGTTTGTGCCGATCCTGACCGCCCTCCAGCAGGACTGGTATCTCCCCGTCGCGGTCGAGCGGGAATCCCAAACGTACCGCCAACCCGATCCCGGCGACCCCGACAAATTGGTTAGCGTGCCAATTGACCTCTCGGCAGCTTTCGCGAGCGGCGTACTGAAACGTTGCGACTGCACCGGCGACGCGGAAGCCGAACTTTACGTCCAGCTGACCGCACAGATCGGCGACGACGGTGAATCGATGGGCCTGGCGATTGCCAAATGTCGCGGGTGGTCGGTGTTGACGGACGACAAGAAAGCCCGCCGGATCGCAACAGGACTTGGTATCCCCGTACTGGGGACGCCGGAGGTCATGAAACAGTGGGCTCTGACCACCGGACCGAGTGTGGCCGAGGTGTCTCACATCCTCGAAGCCATCGAACGCTTTGCGAACTATCGCCCGGGGCGAAACGCGGTCAAATACGAATGGTGGGTTAGGTCAATCCGGCCGAATGAGGCTGATTAAGGTTCTGTCGACCACCGCGAGGAAGGGGCGTTGCGTTGAACGGACCGCAGCGGCGATGCGACAGTACACTTCCGGGCCGCCTCCTTACTGCCGAATTCCCATAGCTATTGGTCGTTGATCGCGAGGCGGGTTCGTGTTGAGATGTCTCTCGGCTTCCGGGCCGGAAACCGTGTGCCCCTCCCCCTATCGGACTCGCTGCCCCAGGTGCCCGTATGTTTAAAGCCGGTGCGGTTGCGCTCGGCGCAATTTTGCTGCTGACGTTGGCTACGGCTGCCTTCGTTCCCGCCCTCGCACAGCCCGGGCCGACGGAAGCCCCCGCGCCTCGCCCGCTCTTGACGCGTCAGATGGAAAAGCTCGGCCGCGGCGTCGTCGCGATTCACCAGGGTGGCGGAAAGGTGTTCGTCAGCTGGCGACTGCTCGGCACCGACCCGGACAATGTGGCGTTCAACGTCTACCGCCGGTCCGGTGACGAGAAGCCGGTGAAACTGAACGCCGAACCACTCACAAAGGCGACCTGCTACCAGGACACCGCCGACCTCACGAAGTCGACCGCGTACTTCGTTCGCCCCGTGCTGGACGGCACCGAAGGAGTGGCGAGCGCGCCGTTCTCATTCCCCACTGACCCGCCCGCCCGGGCCTACCTCGCGATCCCCATCCAAACGCTGCCCGGCCACACGCCGAACGACGCGGCAGTGGGCGACCTCGATGGCGACGGCGAGTACGAAATTGTGCTGAAGCAGGAGCAGCGGCCGCGGGACAACTCGCAGAAGGGTACGACCGGCGAAACCAAACTGGAAGCGTACAAGCTCGACGGAACACTCCTCTGGCGGATCAACCTGGGCAAGAACATCCGGGAGGGCGCCCACTACACCCAGTTCCTCGTCTACGACTTCGACGGCGACGGCAAAGCCGAAGTGATCTGCAAAACCGCGGACGGGACGGTGGACGGCACCGGCACCGTGATCGGCGTCCCGAAAGCCGACCACCGAAACGCCGACGGCTACGTCCTCACCGGCCCCGAATTCCTGACGGTCTTCGACGGCCAGACGGGCAAGGCTCTCGCCACCGTCGATTACGTTCCGCCGCGCGGCAAGGTGGCCGACTGGGGGGACGCTTACGGCAACCGCGTCGACCGCTTCCTGGCAGGCGTCGCCTACCTGGATGGCGAGCGGCCGAGTGCCGTCTTTTGCCGCGGGTATTACACCCGCACGGTCCTGGCCGCGTGGGACTGGCGGGGCGGCAAACTAACCCAACGGTGGACGTTCGACAGCGACGACGGCACCACCGGCAACCGCGCGTACCGCGGCCAGGGCGACCACAGCCTCTCCGTGGCCGACGTGGACGGTGACGGCAAGGACGACATCATTTACGGCGCCTGCTGCGTCGGGTCCAACGGCAAGGGCCTCTATTCGACCGGCCTCGGCCACGGCGACGCCCTCCACGTCTCCGACCTCGACCCGGACCACCCCGGCCTCGAAGTGTTCAACATCCACGAGAAAACGCGAAAAAACGTCGGCGTTTCGTTCCGCGACGCGGCTACGGGCAAGGTTCTCTGGGAGAAGCCGAGCGCGGACGTCGGCCGCGGGGTGGCGATGGACATCGACCCGCGGCACAAGGGGTATGAATCGTGGGCGAGCGGGCCAGGGTTGAGTGGGGTGTGGAACGTCAAGGGCGAGCAAGTCTCGCGGCGGAAGCCCCGGTCGTGCAACTTCGGCGTCTGGTGGGATGGCGACCTACTCCGCGAAATCCTCGACCGCACCACCATCACCAAATGGAACTGGGAGCCGGAGACGGAAACGACACTCCTTTCCGCCACCGGCTGCGCCTCGAACAACGGCACCAAGGCGACGCCCTGCCTCTGCGCCGACATCCTCGGCGACTGGCGCGAAGAAGTCATCTGGCGGAGCGCCGACAACAAGGAACTCCGGATCTACACCACGACAATCCCGACCGACCACCGGCTGTACACCCTCATGCACGACCCGCAATACCGCCTAAGCGCAGCGTGGCAGAACGTCGGGTACAACCAGCCGACCCAGTCGGGTTTCTACCTGGGCGAAGGGATGAAGCCGCCGCCGCGGCCGCGGATTACCACCACGCCGGTCAGCCGCTGACGTGTTTGTCGTGTCCGGGGCGGTTTTCGGAGAGGCGGGTGAACGGCACTTCGC from the Fimbriiglobus ruber genome contains:
- a CDS encoding rhamnogalacturonan lyase yields the protein MFKAGAVALGAILLLTLATAAFVPALAQPGPTEAPAPRPLLTRQMEKLGRGVVAIHQGGGKVFVSWRLLGTDPDNVAFNVYRRSGDEKPVKLNAEPLTKATCYQDTADLTKSTAYFVRPVLDGTEGVASAPFSFPTDPPARAYLAIPIQTLPGHTPNDAAVGDLDGDGEYEIVLKQEQRPRDNSQKGTTGETKLEAYKLDGTLLWRINLGKNIREGAHYTQFLVYDFDGDGKAEVICKTADGTVDGTGTVIGVPKADHRNADGYVLTGPEFLTVFDGQTGKALATVDYVPPRGKVADWGDAYGNRVDRFLAGVAYLDGERPSAVFCRGYYTRTVLAAWDWRGGKLTQRWTFDSDDGTTGNRAYRGQGDHSLSVADVDGDGKDDIIYGACCVGSNGKGLYSTGLGHGDALHVSDLDPDHPGLEVFNIHEKTRKNVGVSFRDAATGKVLWEKPSADVGRGVAMDIDPRHKGYESWASGPGLSGVWNVKGEQVSRRKPRSCNFGVWWDGDLLREILDRTTITKWNWEPETETTLLSATGCASNNGTKATPCLCADILGDWREEVIWRSADNKELRIYTTTIPTDHRLYTLMHDPQYRLSAAWQNVGYNQPTQSGFYLGEGMKPPPRPRITTTPVSR
- a CDS encoding helix-turn-helix domain-containing protein yields the protein MMTNTVSPRVVGQRLAEARKTRGITQEVAAEHLGISRPTFIAIEKGERAAKSTEIIKLAELYGQPVNYFVRVAEPVTDFQPHFRAAMEKVKPAEADQLRQAINDFKMFVENYLLLERRMKAPMRLNYPQQVELNSRVKVVELAEDVANRERQRLGLGDQPIPNIRNLLEAEVGARIFFGRLPRMFAGMFIFVDGLGGCMLINSVHPPEKQRASIAHEYAHLIVDRHTAGIDYLTIAGRKPPNERFAESFAMNFLMPSSSVRFRFNEIVNATGNFQIADLVRLKHFYSVSMEAMALRLESLGLLQVGTWDVIQSKGLSVREAEKQLGLFSQVSPEPAYPERYKFLAVHAYERGELSEKELANFLRCDVWDARQVIREAMLTVEVDAEGHSRSMHADFETSLLADPS